A genomic window from Macaca thibetana thibetana isolate TM-01 chromosome 16, ASM2454274v1, whole genome shotgun sequence includes:
- the LOC126938284 gene encoding LOW QUALITY PROTEIN: uncharacterized protein TMEM132E-DT-like (The sequence of the model RefSeq protein was modified relative to this genomic sequence to represent the inferred CDS: inserted 1 base in 1 codon), protein MFDFSFPTPASAGTRMGLASSGXLRFSRADASAVTDVPFQRMHAPHRAPEVFCSRSARGAVRGHPTPIPRVRWAQARNQPCCCAQLLSGCGGSGTQIPAGWVRGAAVGDLFIPLLGKDDGEEEGTVLSYRFTVHISNITGIVGTTVSKTKLALVLMELTV, encoded by the exons atgtttgatttttccTTCCCAACGCCTGCTAGCGCTGGGACCCGAATGGGGCTGGCCAGCTCCG AGCTGCGTTTCTCCAGGGCAGACGCCAGCGCAGTCACTGATGTCCCTTTTCAAAGGATGCACGCTCCCCACCGGGCGCCGGAGGTGTTTTGCAGCCGCTCTGCCAGAGGCGCGGTTAGGGGGCACCCTACACCCATCCCCAGAGTCCGCTGGGCACAGGCTCGGAATCAGCCTTGCTGCTGTGCCCAGCTCCTCTCGGGCTGCGGGGGCTCTGGGACACAGATTCCTGCGGGATGGGTCCGGGGCGCAGCTGTGGGAGACCTATTTATTCCGCTGCTGGGGAAGGATGATGGAGAAGAGGAGGGGACAGTGCTTTCCTACAGGTT TACGGTGCATATCTCCAACATCACAGGCATTGTAGGTACAACAGTGAGCAAAACAAAACTAGCTCTtgtcctcatggaacttactGTCTAG